Proteins from a genomic interval of Thunnus maccoyii chromosome 1, fThuMac1.1, whole genome shotgun sequence:
- the LOC121901465 gene encoding trace amine-associated receptor 13c-like has protein sequence MTALIPNTSVPGSTAVLLATTDCPFNLTAATQAELGSGRSLAPLCTVCCCGFLNRTLTVVFMVSLAFAIVVGNVVTLTVFVQTRQSRTPQGYLKVSLAIADMMVGVLVVPFSVYTEISLMVTSTPPIWYQGSSTSPASTSSLGGLVSPWQPCMLIGPVFAGCTFVSISTIFLMTVERSVAILRPLHKDALVTRRRTLLLILLSWAASFLLALAPLIFSSNFTLEYNECSRMCNYTPLLFGSQLPPDANILLLFPAFDFTLLGGTLAVNIMSFTSIRRYSRKRKLLSEGSLSDGGGGGGGGCSHRPSFSDIKAAKTIGILTFAFTASFSPIAVFVLGSVVGYTWCNFSFIAFWILTGNSCCNVIIYSVRDHRFRKGVTLLFLRDQSPPHGEKT, from the exons ATGACTGCTCTGATTCCCAACACCAGTGTTCCTGGGAGTACAGCAGTTCTGCTGGCGACTACAGACTGTCCATTCAACCTGACTGCAGCTACTCAGGCAGAGCTTGGATCAGGCCGGTCTCTGGCCCCTCTCTGTACTGTCTGTTGCTGTGGGTTTCTCAACCGCACCTTAACAGTGGTGTTCATGGTCAGCCTGGCTTTTGCCATCGTGGTTGGGAATGTGGTCACTCTCACTGTCTTTGTGCAGACGAGGCAGTCCAGAACACCACAGGGATACCTGAAAG TGTCTCTGGCCATAGCAGACATGATGGTGGGTGTCCTTGTGGTCCCTTTCTCCGTCTACACCGAGATCTCTCTGATGGTAACCAGCACACCTCCCATTTGGTACCAGGGTAGTTCTACTTCCCCGGCCTCCACTTCCTCTCTGGGTGGACTAGTGAGCCCTTGGCAGCCCTGCATGCTGATTGGCCCCGTGTTTGCTGGATGCACCTTTGTCTCCATCAGCACCATCTTCCTCATGACAGTGGAGCGAAGTGTGGCCATACTACGGCCACTCCACAAGGACGCCTTGGTGACACGAAGACGAACTCTGCTCCTCATTCTGCTCTCCTGGGCTGCTAGCTTCCTGCTGGCACTTGCACCCCTCATCTTTAGCAGTAACTTCACTTTGGAGTACAATGAGTGCAGTCGTATGTGTAACTACACCCCATTATTGTTTGGAAGCCAGCTGCCACCTGATGCCaacattttgctgttatttcCAGCATTTGACTTCACGCTTCTTGGTGGCACATTAGCAGTTAATATCATGTCTTTCACTAGCATCAGACGGTACTCCCGAAAACGCAAACTCCTCTCTGAGGGCAGTCTGAGTGATggcgggggaggaggagggggagggtgcTCCCACAGACCCTCCTTTTCAGATATCAAAGCTGCTAAGACAATTGGCATATTAACGTTTGCCTTCACAGCATCCTTCTCTCCCATTGCAGTGTTTGTGCTTGGGAGTGTGGTGGGATACACCTGGTGTAACTTTTCCTTCATTGCCTTCTGGATCCTAACAGGAAACAGTTGCTGTAACGTGATCATCTATAGTGTCAGGGACCACCGTTTTAGGAAGGGTGTGACCTTGCTCTTTCTGCGAGACCAGTCCCCTCCACATGGTGAGAAGACCTGA